The genomic interval AGTATATAGGTGTCTAGCGTATATAATGGCTgcaaatactgtagtagaTGCAAACTGCGTCCTTACTGCTGCAGTAGCTATTGGAAATCTCTCATCGACCCCTGATGTCACCCCATTGTGTGCATAAGCGGATGCAAGGTGGGGAGACCATATTTTATAGGTGCAAGAGCGATGTCTGAATCGTTGTTGAGTCaattggtgttttttggaTATGCTATTCTTGTCAAATAGACACATACTACAATTTCAAATGCGTACAAGGCTTTCAAGACTCCTAAAATTCTCGTTTTACTATCAGATCAGCCACAATATTCATCAGCCTCTAATTTCCCCCAGAGGATAAGCTCTCAGCGTCTTGAATGTCTTAACTCGGATATGTCTGTATTCAACGGTTTAACAACTGCATATGGTGGGATCACACGTCCATCCAGTGGCCGGTATTTGAGTGAGTATATGTGACAGGGAACGGGTTACGTTATAAGCTCCTTTATCGAGTTCCAGCAGTACTCGTTAGACACATGTTGTGTATAAGTCAGCATGGCTCTCTCTGATCTGATCCTGAATAAACTGATCACCGCACAATACAAACCACACCCATACAAGGTAGTCTCTCATTACAAAACATTGGGCCCTCGTGCCTCtcactactgtagctaccaGTGAACAAACTCTCTGGGTTCCCACAGTCCCACGCCCTACGTGTATATGTAAACATTCATATTGTCGTTAACTACACAGTCTAGTAAGGACCTGAAATGACTTATGACACGCCGCGCGTTCGCATTTGATAGTCGTCCTTTTACAATACCTCCTCCTTAATAACACCAGTGAGCCAGTCCAGACCCTCACTAAGACCCTCTCCCTTCAGAGCACTGCAGGGCATGATGCTCCAGCTTCGATCCTTGAGCGAAACGAGATCGAGAGCAGTGGATACCTCCGCCGCGGTCATGGCTCCCTCCTGATCCTGCTTGTTGGCGAAAACGAGCAGCACTGCGTTTTGTaactcgtcctcctccagcatggaatgcagctcctccttgcaCATGTCGATTCGCTGCTTGTCGGTGGAATCGACCACAAAAATGATAGCAGCTGTGTTGGCGTAGTAGCATCGCCAGTATGGTCGGATACTGGTCTGTCCTCCGAGATCCCACACGTTGAGTTTGAGGTTTTTGTAAGTCAGGGTTTCCACGTTGAAACCAATGGTGGGGACTGTGTCCACAACTTCACCAAGCTGTAGCCGGTACAGAATGGTGGTCTTGCCGGCACCGTCCAATCCAATAATCAGGATTCgaatctccttgttgcCTCCCCACACACGGCTGAACATGCTTCCTAGAACGTTTCCTGGGTTAGTAGAGGGTCAGATGGTCGTGTCAGTCCTGTTTCGTCCCAGCTGTCATTGTTCACGAGGCTTGGCTTCATAGAAGTCGCCAGCAGTAA from Yarrowia lipolytica chromosome 1F, complete sequence carries:
- a CDS encoding uncharacterized protein (Compare to YALI0F31009g, highly similar to uniprot|P38116 Saccharomyces cerevisiae YBR164c ADP-ribosylation factor, similar to Saccharomyces cerevisiae UBS1 (YBR165W); ancestral locus Anc_8.596), with product MGNVLGSMFSRVWGGNKEIRILIIGLDGAGKTTILYRLQLGEVVDTVPTIGFNVETLTYKNLKLNVWDLGGQTSIRPYWRCYYANTAAIIFVVDSTDKQRIDMCKEELHSMLEEDELQNAVLLVFANKQDQEGAMTAAEVSTALDLVSLKDRSWSIMPCSALKGEGLSEGLDWLTGVIKEEVL